The following coding sequences are from one Bacillus sp. PK3_68 window:
- a CDS encoding selenium metabolism-associated LysR family transcriptional regulator — protein sequence MHSRYSMNLRKLEVFVLLIEKKSFSEVAAQLGCTQPAVSQQIKSLESDFNLPLYDRYSSVIRTTPAGHFVYQKAKNILKQWRELEDGVKKFYQTLTGNLVIGASTIPGTYLIPQCIHEFNRLFPNVKVTVDISDSEKTIAKVINNQVDIGIVGIKPDSNKITSTVIASDSLVFITPNKHPLSNYDNLSSDILKNCNFVLREEGSGTRKVMEEYLNKYGIQMLDLHSVVNVGSTEALIASVEAGVGISCVSELAALPAAKSGRIQIAEKLEPFKRNFYLATLTNKTNEPIIKEFSSIFSAKKAHVEIKV from the coding sequence ATGCATTCGAGATATTCAATGAATCTTAGAAAACTTGAAGTATTTGTATTACTGATCGAAAAGAAAAGCTTTTCCGAAGTAGCGGCTCAACTTGGATGCACACAACCTGCGGTTAGTCAACAAATTAAAAGTTTAGAAAGCGATTTCAACCTTCCTCTTTATGATCGGTATTCATCCGTTATTCGCACGACTCCGGCTGGACATTTTGTATATCAAAAAGCAAAAAACATCTTGAAACAGTGGCGAGAATTGGAAGATGGAGTCAAAAAGTTTTATCAAACATTGACAGGAAATTTAGTAATTGGTGCAAGCACAATTCCTGGAACTTATCTTATCCCACAATGCATTCATGAATTCAACCGATTGTTTCCAAACGTTAAAGTTACTGTGGATATTAGTGATTCGGAGAAGACTATTGCAAAAGTGATAAATAATCAAGTAGATATTGGTATAGTCGGGATTAAACCTGACTCGAATAAAATTACGTCCACAGTAATTGCTTCCGACTCCCTTGTATTTATCACACCAAACAAACATCCTTTATCTAATTATGATAATTTAAGCAGCGATATTCTGAAAAATTGTAATTTCGTGTTAAGGGAAGAGGGATCTGGAACTCGCAAAGTGATGGAAGAGTATCTAAATAAATATGGAATCCAAATGCTTGATCTCCATTCTGTTGTGAATGTTGGAAGTACAGAGGCATTAATAGCCTCTGTTGAAGCGGGAGTGGGTATTAGCTGTGTGTCCGAATTAGCAGCACTTCCCGCAGCTAAGAGTGGACGTATTCAAATTGCGGAGAAATTGGAACCTTTCAAGCGAAACTTTTATTTAGCAACCCTAACTAACAAAACAAATGAGCCTATCATTAAAGAGTTTTCTAGCATTTTTTCAGCAAAAAAGGCACACGTTGAAATAAAAGTGTAG
- the yedE gene encoding selenium metabolism membrane protein YedE/FdhT: MKSLVEKAFDSYWNPYWAIGIAGILSALYFGLTNTVWAVTGEFTRLGGHILELFGVDISSWAYFNLIGMNGSTLERTDGWIVWGMFIGAFITILLSSNFKIRIPKQKRRLVQGLIGGIIAGFGARLALGCNLAAFFTGVPQFSFHSWIFMAATIIGTYIGFKIVNTRWWKGKPTLNKGNTATYTNRKRNIQPFIGTTVALIYIGLIGYFFVSGKPSLGIAAIFGAAFGVLIERGQICFTSAFRDLWVSGRATMTKAIAVGIGVSTLLTFIIIFLYGLEPITKIAAPSTFIGGVLFGLGIVLAGGCETGMMYRVMEGQVLYLFVFAGNIIGATVLSYGWDHLGIYNAVVKMGTPINLIAEMGAIPAFVITLLMLTVWYGTAVFWEKNYRFGTGLKKGGNKHNEYRLHS; this comes from the coding sequence GTGAAAAGTTTGGTTGAAAAAGCATTTGACTCTTACTGGAATCCTTATTGGGCAATAGGGATTGCGGGAATTTTAAGTGCCCTCTACTTTGGACTTACTAACACGGTCTGGGCAGTGACAGGAGAATTTACACGATTGGGTGGCCATATTTTGGAACTTTTCGGAGTGGATATATCCAGTTGGGCCTATTTTAATCTTATCGGTATGAATGGTTCTACGCTTGAAAGAACAGACGGATGGATCGTGTGGGGGATGTTTATCGGTGCATTCATTACCATCCTCTTAAGCAGCAATTTTAAAATTCGCATCCCTAAGCAGAAAAGACGATTAGTACAAGGCCTGATTGGAGGGATAATTGCTGGATTTGGAGCACGTTTGGCACTTGGCTGTAATCTGGCTGCCTTTTTTACGGGTGTGCCGCAGTTCTCTTTTCATTCTTGGATATTCATGGCTGCAACTATTATTGGCACCTATATTGGATTTAAAATTGTGAACACCCGTTGGTGGAAAGGCAAGCCAACTCTAAATAAGGGCAATACCGCAACCTATACAAATAGGAAAAGAAACATTCAGCCCTTTATTGGCACGACGGTAGCACTTATATATATAGGCCTTATCGGATACTTTTTTGTTTCAGGTAAGCCGTCACTAGGAATCGCGGCTATATTCGGCGCAGCTTTTGGTGTTTTAATAGAAAGAGGACAGATCTGCTTTACTTCTGCTTTCCGTGATTTATGGGTGAGTGGAAGAGCAACGATGACAAAAGCGATTGCTGTTGGAATTGGCGTTAGCACATTACTTACCTTTATCATCATATTCCTTTATGGACTTGAGCCCATAACGAAAATCGCAGCGCCAAGCACTTTTATTGGCGGTGTATTATTTGGTCTAGGCATTGTCTTAGCAGGTGGATGCGAAACAGGGATGATGTACCGAGTCATGGAAGGCCAAGTATTATATCTATTTGTTTTTGCTGGAAACATTATTGGAGCTACAGTCCTTTCCTATGGATGGGATCATTTAGGTATTTATAATGCTGTAGTGAAGATGGGCACACCAATTAACTTAATTGCAGAAATGGGTGCAATTCCGGCATTTGTCATTACGCTCCTTATGCTCACTGTATGGTATGGAACAGCCGTATTTTGGGAGAAAAACTATCGCTTTGGAACTGGACTGAAAAAAGGAGGAAATAAGCATAATGAATATCGATTACACTCTTGA
- the yedF gene encoding sulfurtransferase-like selenium metabolism protein YedF, whose protein sequence is MNIDYTLDLRGEPCPFPVIYSLETLKDMEKGEILQVIADCPASFRNVPEEVVKHGYSMAKEPYKDNQDLYFFIRA, encoded by the coding sequence ATGAATATCGATTACACTCTTGATCTTAGGGGCGAACCTTGCCCTTTCCCGGTTATTTATTCTTTGGAAACCTTAAAAGACATGGAAAAGGGAGAGATACTTCAAGTCATTGCTGATTGCCCTGCTTCTTTTCGGAACGTGCCTGAAGAAGTGGTGAAGCATGGCTATAGCATGGCAAAAGAACCCTATAAGGATAACCAGGATTTGTATTTCTTTATTAGAGCTTGA
- a CDS encoding methyl-accepting chemotaxis protein produces MRFLRNLKISKKLLLLIVISALITSIVGIVGYKNMKDMAEGSTKMYTDYLQPIDWLGQVNANNHAIDSFTLEAIMTKDPAKYDELMENIGKAANENDEWIQQYEKLDLYPEERQGLKSFQTSVADLQKSRQKVLDLAAQGKDAEAYGLYKNLTQRQEINQAINDLQNFNEQLANNVKEKNNERMKTATVVSATVGLLGVAVLILIGWIITRIIVNPIKQIQTLMSKAEDGDFTIEGNYRSKDEIGQLVRSFNNMINGLKQIIKTVSVTSELVAASSEELSASAEQNSQAGESVSTNIEELAKGSNRQLRSVEESTRIINEMAEHAEKITVNAKQVSQKVAQTSEMSSEGKQSIEKVVQQMNSINENVMGLDVSIKGLSESSSEIGRINEVITAIAGQTNLLALNAAIEAARAGEAGKGFAVVADEVRKLAEQSAASAEQITNLIQVIQDNTGQTLQSMKSAATEVEAGLGVVQEAGESFEKIENSIHEVVSQIKDVAGAINELSAGTVQVANSMNLVKDVAEESAAGNESVSTATKEQLISMEEISKASTTLAEISEELQQLIMKFKV; encoded by the coding sequence ATGAGGTTTCTGCGAAATTTAAAGATATCAAAAAAGCTGTTGCTATTGATTGTCATTTCAGCTCTAATTACGAGCATAGTCGGCATAGTCGGCTATAAAAATATGAAAGATATGGCAGAGGGATCAACAAAGATGTATACAGATTATTTGCAACCAATTGATTGGTTAGGGCAGGTAAATGCAAATAACCATGCTATCGATTCTTTTACACTGGAAGCAATTATGACCAAAGATCCTGCTAAATACGATGAACTTATGGAGAATATTGGCAAGGCGGCAAATGAAAACGATGAATGGATACAGCAGTATGAAAAATTGGATTTATATCCTGAGGAAAGACAAGGATTGAAGTCCTTTCAAACAAGTGTAGCTGATCTTCAAAAATCGAGGCAGAAAGTGCTCGATTTAGCTGCTCAGGGCAAAGATGCGGAAGCCTACGGACTTTATAAAAATCTGACTCAACGTCAGGAAATTAATCAAGCAATTAATGATCTGCAAAATTTCAATGAACAGTTAGCCAATAACGTGAAAGAGAAAAATAATGAGAGGATGAAAACAGCCACAGTCGTTTCAGCTACAGTTGGATTACTAGGGGTTGCTGTTTTAATCTTAATCGGATGGATAATTACTCGAATCATTGTAAATCCAATCAAACAAATTCAAACTTTAATGTCCAAAGCGGAGGATGGCGATTTTACAATCGAGGGGAACTATCGTTCTAAAGATGAAATAGGTCAGCTAGTACGATCTTTTAATAATATGATTAATGGATTAAAACAAATTATTAAAACCGTAAGTGTGACATCCGAATTGGTTGCAGCTTCCTCTGAAGAGTTGAGTGCAAGTGCTGAGCAAAACAGCCAGGCAGGAGAAAGTGTATCTACAAATATTGAAGAACTGGCGAAAGGCTCAAACCGCCAACTGCGAAGTGTGGAAGAGAGCACACGAATTATTAATGAGATGGCGGAACATGCGGAAAAAATCACTGTAAATGCTAAGCAAGTGTCACAAAAGGTTGCCCAAACTTCTGAAATGTCTTCTGAAGGAAAGCAATCGATTGAAAAGGTTGTCCAACAGATGAATTCAATCAATGAAAATGTGATGGGATTAGACGTTTCTATAAAAGGGCTGAGTGAAAGCTCAAGTGAAATTGGGAGAATTAATGAAGTGATTACAGCTATTGCCGGTCAAACGAATCTTCTTGCCTTAAATGCTGCCATCGAGGCAGCCAGAGCAGGGGAAGCAGGGAAAGGATTTGCTGTAGTTGCAGATGAAGTGCGAAAGCTTGCCGAACAATCAGCAGCATCGGCCGAGCAAATAACCAACTTAATACAAGTTATTCAAGACAATACAGGCCAAACATTGCAATCCATGAAATCTGCCGCAACAGAAGTAGAAGCAGGCTTGGGTGTAGTACAGGAAGCCGGGGAGTCGTTTGAAAAGATTGAGAACTCTATTCATGAAGTCGTTTCCCAAATTAAAGATGTTGCTGGCGCGATTAACGAATTGTCTGCGGGTACAGTACAAGTTGCTAATTCAATGAATCTAGTCAAAGATGTAGCCGAAGAGTCAGCAGCAGGTAATGAAAGCGTGTCAACAGCAACAAAAGAACAGTTAATTTCAATGGAGGAAATTTCTAAAGCGTCTACGACTTTAGCAGAAATATCAGAAGAACTCCAGCAATTGATTATGAAATTTAAAGTGTGA
- the rsgA gene encoding ribosome small subunit-dependent GTPase A, whose product MNNTDMKNLGLTEEYIQESKLYKDLFVGRVSSQSKNLYKVITEDGDIAAEISGKFHYSVKELSEYPAVGDFVMVDRTDNSQGNGIIHHTLTRKSVFARKVAGSREDIQIVATNIDTVFICMSLNNDFNLRRLERYLSIAWDSGAIPVIVLTKSDLCKEIEARLNEISSIAIGVDVLVTTSAFYEGYQSLKKYLANGKTVAFIGSSGVGKSTLINCLLGQIVLDTNGIRTDDKGRHTTTRRELIMLPNSGVVIDTPGMRELGIISADLMKSFSDIDELAYDCKFNDCTHKNEPNCAVQKAIKDGVLSIERLESYWKLKKKLSMKV is encoded by the coding sequence TTGAATAATACTGATATGAAAAATTTAGGACTTACTGAAGAATATATACAGGAGTCTAAACTATATAAAGATCTTTTTGTAGGTCGAGTTTCTTCGCAATCTAAAAATCTGTATAAGGTAATTACGGAAGATGGCGATATTGCAGCTGAAATATCTGGGAAATTTCATTATAGTGTAAAAGAACTTTCTGAATACCCTGCTGTTGGAGATTTTGTAATGGTTGACAGAACGGATAATTCACAGGGAAACGGAATTATTCATCATACACTTACACGGAAAAGTGTTTTTGCACGTAAAGTGGCAGGTTCTAGGGAAGATATTCAAATTGTTGCCACAAATATTGATACAGTTTTTATATGTATGTCGTTGAATAATGATTTTAATCTTCGCAGACTCGAACGTTACCTCTCTATTGCTTGGGACAGTGGTGCCATACCGGTTATTGTACTTACAAAATCAGATTTATGTAAAGAAATAGAGGCAAGACTTAATGAAATATCTTCTATTGCCATAGGTGTAGATGTGCTTGTTACAACAAGTGCTTTTTATGAAGGATATCAGTCCTTAAAGAAATACCTTGCCAATGGTAAGACCGTTGCGTTTATAGGATCATCTGGAGTTGGAAAATCGACCTTAATCAATTGCCTGCTTGGTCAAATTGTATTAGATACAAATGGGATAAGAACTGATGATAAGGGTAGACACACAACTACAAGACGCGAACTGATTATGCTGCCAAATTCAGGTGTTGTTATAGACACTCCAGGGATGAGAGAACTTGGGATTATTAGTGCGGATTTAATGAAATCCTTTTCTGATATTGATGAACTTGCTTATGATTGTAAATTTAATGACTGTACACATAAAAACGAGCCAAACTGTGCAGTGCAAAAAGCCATTAAAGATGGCGTCTTATCGATTGAAAGGCTAGAAAGTTATTGGAAACTAAAAAAGAAACTAAGTATGAAGGTTTAA
- a CDS encoding TetR/AcrR family transcriptional regulator produces MSQLKQSRSNDRNKDVRDQILRAAKLLFAKKGYEGTTVRQICNEANVSLALVSYHFGGKENVFFEMFEPIRQLFENMKYDLSDSLGALKSFCRQFVIFRNEESELVSILQQELVMNSPRLEMLTDVFLPSWEQLRLILQECQDKKTIDFPSVDAAVNFIMGTLMYSLNNAFLNRTQSELSPEQVADLAVSFIMNGLQATLE; encoded by the coding sequence ATGAGTCAATTAAAACAGAGCAGAAGTAATGACAGAAATAAAGATGTAAGAGATCAAATCCTTCGAGCAGCAAAACTGCTATTTGCGAAAAAAGGCTATGAAGGGACAACTGTTAGACAGATTTGTAATGAGGCGAATGTTTCGTTGGCTCTTGTTTCTTATCATTTCGGAGGGAAGGAGAACGTTTTCTTTGAGATGTTTGAACCGATTAGACAACTGTTTGAGAATATGAAATATGATTTATCTGATTCATTAGGTGCACTTAAGAGTTTTTGTAGACAGTTTGTTATTTTTAGAAATGAAGAAAGTGAATTAGTTAGTATATTGCAGCAAGAGTTAGTAATGAATAGTCCGAGATTAGAGATGCTCACAGATGTATTTCTTCCTTCCTGGGAGCAGCTTCGCTTAATTTTACAAGAGTGTCAGGATAAAAAAACGATCGATTTTCCATCGGTTGATGCAGCAGTTAATTTTATAATGGGAACATTAATGTATTCTCTCAACAACGCATTTTTGAACCGAACTCAATCTGAATTGTCTCCTGAACAGGTAGCAGATCTGGCTGTAAGCTTTATCATGAATGGACTACAAGCAACTTTAGAATAA
- a CDS encoding 2,3-butanediol dehydrogenase produces the protein MKAAKIYGARDIRVEEAELPTLEEGMVKVKVEYAGICGSDMHEYLAGIYPMRTQPVLGHEFSGVVVEVGEGVTKTKVGDRVAVEPLIPCGKCDNCQRGFVNLCTERQGYGYTVSGGFAQFAVVKQENTFHLPENMSLELGALVEPTAVAVHAVRQSQLKLGDSAAIFGAGPIGLLLLQAVKAAGASEIFIVEVSDERHQKALELGATYVLNPIDTDAVAFIREKTNGGVNVAYDAAGVQATFTSGVGSVRPGGEFKVVSVWEKPVNFDPNMIVRTEAKISGSYAYIRLFPEVIRLLASGIIDGNAVITSEIALDDIVEKGFETLTKDRSQCKILVNMSL, from the coding sequence ATGAAAGCGGCAAAAATATATGGAGCAAGAGATATTCGAGTAGAAGAAGCAGAATTACCCACCCTTGAAGAGGGAATGGTAAAGGTAAAAGTTGAATACGCTGGTATCTGTGGAAGTGATATGCATGAGTATTTAGCTGGTATTTATCCAATGCGTACCCAGCCTGTTCTAGGTCATGAGTTTTCGGGTGTAGTTGTAGAAGTAGGAGAAGGAGTAACAAAGACAAAAGTGGGAGATCGGGTAGCCGTTGAACCTCTTATTCCTTGTGGAAAATGTGATAATTGCCAAAGAGGATTTGTAAATTTGTGTACGGAACGTCAAGGCTATGGGTATACGGTTTCAGGTGGATTTGCCCAATTTGCAGTGGTGAAGCAAGAAAATACTTTCCATTTACCTGAAAATATGAGTTTAGAGCTTGGTGCACTCGTTGAGCCAACAGCTGTTGCGGTTCACGCTGTCCGCCAAAGTCAATTAAAGCTCGGGGATTCTGCAGCCATATTTGGTGCTGGCCCAATAGGATTATTGTTGTTACAAGCTGTTAAAGCAGCAGGAGCAAGTGAAATTTTTATAGTGGAAGTATCGGATGAACGTCATCAAAAGGCGTTAGAACTTGGAGCTACATATGTGCTTAACCCAATTGATACAGATGCTGTAGCGTTTATTCGTGAAAAAACAAATGGGGGAGTAAACGTTGCCTATGATGCTGCAGGCGTTCAAGCAACATTTACAAGTGGCGTAGGGTCTGTACGCCCAGGCGGTGAATTCAAAGTTGTAAGTGTGTGGGAAAAACCGGTCAATTTTGATCCTAATATGATCGTTAGAACGGAAGCGAAAATCAGTGGATCATATGCATATATTCGTTTATTCCCAGAAGTCATTCGTTTGCTTGCAAGTGGCATAATTGACGGGAATGCCGTTATTACAAGTGAGATTGCATTAGATGACATTGTTGAAAAAGGCTTCGAAACATTAACGAAAGACCGCAGTCAGTGTAAAATTTTAGTGAATATGAGCCTTTAG
- a CDS encoding (Fe-S)-binding protein, translating into MCCGSAGIYNVVHYNEAMEVLNQKMNHIKKVELDIIVISNPRCYLQMKLGARRVGKAEKIKVVHIVKLLAEAYGIH; encoded by the coding sequence GTGTGCTGCGGATCGGCAGGAATCTACAATGTTGTCCACTACAATGAAGCGATGGAAGTGTTGAATCAAAAGATGAATCATATTAAAAAAGTGGAGCTAGATATCATCGTCATAAGTAATCCGCGCTGCTATTTACAGATGAAATTAGGGGCCAGGCGCGTAGGGAAGGCAGAAAAAATCAAAGTTGTTCATATTGTTAAACTGCTAGCCGAAGCCTATGGGATACACTAA
- a CDS encoding acyl-CoA dehydrogenase family protein, which yields MRQLQLPAFKFTEEQKEFRKEVRSFLQAEKQKGTFDTHADSWLSAYSEEFSKKIGAQGWIGITFPKKYGGQARSSIDRYIVTEELLAFGAPVASHWFADRQSGPLLLKFGTEEQKEFFIPKIVKGECYFSIGLSEPNSGSDLASLKTTAERVDGGWVVNGMKTWTSGAHHSHYMITLCRTSPQDPKNRHGGMSQLIIDLKSDGVTIRPIQFLTGEHHFNEIFLENVFVPDNRVVGEVGNGWAQGLTELAFERSGPERILSTFPLLEEAIRLLKEKKDHKGLMDASKLVSRMWSLRNMSIGIAALLEEKKDVNLAAALVKDLGNSFEQHVAEVIRLLLPAVPSKNAEDEYARLLAESILHGPGFTIRGGTTEILRGIVGKGVISA from the coding sequence GTGAGACAATTACAACTTCCGGCATTTAAATTTACGGAAGAACAAAAAGAGTTTCGGAAAGAAGTCCGTTCTTTCTTACAAGCTGAGAAACAAAAAGGAACATTTGACACACATGCTGATTCTTGGCTGAGCGCATATAGTGAGGAATTTTCGAAAAAGATTGGGGCCCAAGGCTGGATTGGGATTACATTTCCAAAAAAATACGGAGGGCAAGCACGCTCCTCGATTGACCGTTACATCGTTACAGAAGAGCTTTTGGCTTTTGGAGCTCCTGTTGCATCACACTGGTTTGCGGATCGTCAATCTGGGCCGTTACTTTTAAAGTTTGGAACAGAAGAACAGAAGGAATTTTTCATTCCAAAAATCGTGAAAGGTGAATGTTATTTTTCCATTGGTCTTTCTGAACCAAACTCAGGATCTGATTTAGCATCACTAAAAACAACTGCTGAAAGAGTGGATGGCGGCTGGGTCGTTAATGGAATGAAGACATGGACCTCTGGTGCTCATCATTCGCACTACATGATCACCCTTTGCCGAACTTCTCCCCAGGATCCAAAAAATCGTCATGGGGGTATGAGTCAGCTAATTATTGATCTTAAATCTGATGGTGTAACTATTCGGCCAATTCAGTTCTTAACGGGTGAACATCATTTTAATGAAATCTTTCTTGAAAACGTGTTTGTTCCAGATAACAGAGTAGTTGGAGAAGTTGGAAATGGCTGGGCACAAGGGTTAACTGAATTGGCATTCGAACGAAGTGGTCCGGAACGAATTTTAAGCACATTTCCACTGCTTGAAGAGGCGATTCGTTTATTGAAAGAAAAAAAGGATCATAAAGGTTTGATGGATGCTTCGAAACTAGTAAGCCGAATGTGGTCACTGCGTAATATGTCGATAGGGATTGCAGCTCTGCTTGAAGAGAAAAAAGATGTGAACTTAGCAGCTGCGCTAGTGAAAGATCTTGGCAACAGCTTTGAGCAACATGTAGCTGAAGTCATTCGGCTTCTTTTACCAGCGGTGCCAAGCAAGAATGCAGAAGATGAGTATGCCAGGCTGTTAGCAGAATCCATTTTACATGGCCCAGGGTTTACTATTCGTGGGGGGACAACTGAAATCCTCAGAGGAATAGTAGGAAAAGGAGTGATATCTGCATGA
- a CDS encoding acyl-CoA dehydrogenase family protein, with translation MSEMKSLIEDTAGKILKDLSTKEQRERFEEGEWASSLWKTIQESGLTLLGIEEEKGGVGGDHEDVFAILRVVGKYAAPIPLAEVIYANQFLATHDGEVEDKLRVVHFAEESSMIQSPYKLIHVPYGRYVDEVVVIRQEGQQAYYSIVNVSTGEIEKNANLAAEPRDNLTFLNLGETKKLDLSFKEALENYTKFLALSRVAMMTGAMESVLALSTLYAKERHQFGRPLHKFQAVQHHLTAMAGEVAAAYSTLSVASSSYPSELGKEQIAMAKIELSANANVVAKAAHQLHAGIGMTYEHELHHFTRRLWSWREEAGNETYWADQLASLYQAREETIWESITHVKGEETHAGSTV, from the coding sequence ATGAGTGAGATGAAATCATTAATTGAAGACACTGCTGGAAAAATTTTAAAAGACTTATCGACTAAAGAACAACGGGAACGTTTTGAAGAAGGTGAGTGGGCGAGTTCACTTTGGAAAACGATTCAAGAATCCGGGCTAACATTACTTGGAATTGAAGAAGAGAAAGGCGGAGTCGGCGGGGATCATGAGGACGTTTTTGCTATCTTGCGCGTCGTTGGAAAGTACGCTGCTCCAATTCCTTTAGCTGAGGTTATATACGCCAATCAATTTCTTGCCACACATGACGGTGAGGTGGAGGATAAATTAAGAGTCGTTCATTTCGCTGAAGAGAGTTCTATGATTCAATCTCCGTATAAGTTGATACATGTTCCATACGGAAGATATGTTGACGAAGTGGTTGTAATCCGGCAGGAGGGTCAACAAGCTTATTATTCAATTGTCAATGTATCAACAGGTGAAATTGAGAAGAATGCCAATTTAGCTGCAGAGCCTCGTGATAACTTAACCTTTTTAAATCTAGGAGAAACAAAGAAATTAGATCTAAGTTTTAAAGAGGCTTTAGAAAATTACACAAAATTCTTAGCGCTTAGCCGTGTGGCAATGATGACAGGAGCGATGGAAAGTGTACTTGCTTTATCTACTCTTTATGCAAAAGAGCGCCATCAGTTTGGTCGTCCTCTGCACAAGTTCCAAGCCGTCCAGCATCACCTGACTGCAATGGCTGGCGAGGTGGCTGCTGCCTATTCAACACTTTCTGTGGCGAGTTCATCTTATCCATCAGAATTAGGGAAAGAGCAAATTGCAATGGCTAAAATCGAGTTATCCGCTAACGCGAATGTGGTCGCAAAAGCTGCACACCAGCTTCATGCTGGAATTGGAATGACATATGAACATGAACTTCATCATTTTACCCGTCGTTTGTGGTCGTGGCGTGAAGAAGCAGGAAATGAGACATATTGGGCTGATCAGTTAGCTAGTTTGTATCAGGCTCGAGAAGAAACGATTTGGGAATCGATTACTCATGTAAAAGGAGAGGAAACACATGCCGGATCTACTGTTTGA
- a CDS encoding enoyl-CoA hydratase-related protein translates to MPDLLFEINNKIATITLNRPEALNAFSGEMLDLWIDSLEKVRDSDEISVLIVQGAGNGFCSGGDIKELIAGNGFYKSDQDNISKGINRKNSLWKKVQRIPLLLEEIDKPVIAKVHGAAFGAGLDMALMCDIRFASESARLSESYIKVGIVPGDGGAYFLPRLVGRDMALHMLWTGEVLTAEAAKERGLVTFVVPDEKLDQAVADYAKGLACGPQLATQLIKRAVYQNSEMSLRSSLDYISSKMALVMEEEDHKEGVRAVMEKENRISGKIKRQ, encoded by the coding sequence ATGCCGGATCTACTGTTTGAAATAAATAATAAAATTGCAACAATCACATTAAATCGTCCTGAAGCACTGAATGCGTTTAGTGGCGAAATGCTTGATTTATGGATTGATTCGCTTGAAAAAGTGAGGGATTCAGATGAGATTTCTGTTTTAATTGTCCAAGGAGCAGGAAATGGTTTCTGCTCTGGTGGAGATATTAAGGAGTTGATCGCTGGTAATGGATTCTACAAGTCGGATCAAGATAATATTTCAAAAGGAATCAATCGTAAGAACTCGCTATGGAAAAAAGTACAGCGAATTCCTCTTTTGTTAGAAGAAATCGATAAACCAGTGATTGCGAAAGTACATGGAGCGGCCTTTGGAGCAGGACTTGACATGGCTCTAATGTGTGATATTCGTTTTGCTTCGGAATCAGCCCGATTGTCTGAAAGCTATATCAAAGTAGGAATCGTACCTGGAGATGGTGGAGCGTATTTCTTGCCGCGACTTGTCGGCCGGGATATGGCATTGCATATGTTGTGGACGGGGGAAGTGTTGACAGCAGAAGCAGCAAAAGAACGCGGACTTGTTACATTTGTTGTACCAGATGAGAAACTTGACCAAGCAGTTGCAGACTACGCAAAAGGTTTAGCCTGCGGCCCTCAACTGGCAACGCAGCTCATCAAGCGTGCAGTCTATCAAAATAGCGAAATGTCATTACGCTCTTCACTTGATTATATTTCATCGAAAATGGCGCTTGTCATGGAAGAGGAAGATCATAAAGAAGGTGTGCGGGCTGTCATGGAAAAAGAAAACCGAATTTCGGGAAAAATAAAACGTCAATAA